The following proteins are encoded in a genomic region of Nakaseomyces glabratus chromosome J, complete sequence:
- the SPC29 gene encoding Spc29p (CAGL0J06798g~Ortholog(s) have structural constituent of cytoskeleton activity, role in microtubule nucleation, spindle pole body duplication and central plaque of spindle pole body localization) gives MVVGPISNLRDDALKDDTLNHIRKEYLESKKQISNLLSQETNTNEFSRKPYPNSSPIRKFDHFANERPTTIDAKLREQLRTGASDVAIEQSLRTNSDESRNQMIYDDMKVMKRIIDGQQESIRELRRALEQERYMNSELQRKYNEMERRFDRLEWFINSHDKFQAYQDIRSNTTKKDFSDPIFNNGLKRRWDEYPIRSFEPDTNINRNNRIFSNYDDSTTRLMQITDPHYRSVG, from the coding sequence ATGGTGGTTGGTCCTATTTCTAATCTGCGAGATGACGCTCTCAAGGATGATACGTTAAATCATATTCGAAAAGAATACTTAGAGtcaaagaaacaaatatcAAATCTGCTTTCGCAGGAgacaaatacaaatgaaTTTTCTAGAAAACCTTACCCAAATAGCTCTCCAATTCGGAAATTTGATCATTTTGCTAATGAGCGCCCAACAACCATTGATGCAAAACTTCGAGAGCAGTTACGAACTGGGGCTTCCGATGTAGCTATAGAACAAAGTTTACGTACAAATTCTGATGAATCCAGGAATCAAATGATATATGATGATATGAAGGTCATGAAGAGAATAATTGACGGGCAACAAGAGAGCATAAGAGAATTGAGAAGGGCGTTAGAGCAAGAAAGATATATGAACTCAGAGttacaaagaaaatataatgagATGGAGAGGAGATTTGATAGGTTAGAGTGGTTTATTAATAGTCACGATAAATTCCAAGCATATCAGGACATCAGATCAAATACCACTAAGAAGGATTTCTCGGATCCGATATTTAACAATGGTTTAAAAAGACGATGGGATGAATATCCTATAAGGTCATTTGAACCAGACACGAATATTAATCGAAACAATAGAATTTTCTCCAATTATGATGATAGCACTACAAGATTAATGCAAATAACGGATCCACATTACAGAAGTGTTGGTTAA
- the KAP120 gene encoding karyopherin KAP120 (CAGL0J06776g~Ortholog(s) have protein transporter activity and role in cellular response to drug, poly(A)+ mRNA export from nucleus, transcription factor import into nucleus) produces the protein MSGIMLTELNLVEVLQQASDMQHMGTERQRMAESQLKAWETQPGFHFLLQSIYLDLSNGLHVRWLAVIQFKNGVEKYWRATRINSIGKDEKASIRKRLFDVVDEQNNQLCIQNAQATARISRIDFPVEWPNLFESIEQLLNINHRKEIQTHNILMHLNQIIKILGSARIGRCRPAMQSKIPLIFSLVVRIYLESFDEWTHSNVADGDILSKLQISYLALKVLRRMVSDGYEYPQRDETVCEFMKLSITHFDVLIANHENFKKFDLYEKFIKCFGKLYFNLVTASPANFILIPSSSQILISYTSFLLNKAQFVYQENPDVTGDFWEQVAIRGIMIIKRVINFVSKKGAVTIKARSDKPNIDAAITKINNEYLNENLIKKMVDTLMEWYLKLRATELDNWFMDPEEWINEQMASSYEYQIRPCAENFFQDLINTFPELLASYLLNKIETSASTLSDSLEDFLRKDAIYAAFQLSASAVSEMVDFDRLLPTVFLPEAAGSNTPGERLKIIRRRVALIINEWSIVKCSEESKNLCYKFFAEMLATEEDKVVLLTVVQSLRTMLDDWNFNKDNFEPYLNSVASLLLRKILPSVSLTETRLYVLNTMSDLIIQTKSLIGQDMLIEILQIVPNLWNVATNETTESILCNSLLRLLRHLATSLGAFSYMTWEISIPIVMTSCNPSSKDYQLLNEDGFELWSVLLQNYSPEKQQLDTRFTEFLPYVSSAVECHTEILPTLLEIIKSYALLLEPSQFFAHPSVAEVFRKLSQYLLKLREDSFQLVLEIWEILTLCNESNNESLLIENFYSNGIFIALFDAVLLEEALSSYQCLQVLQVISRITYVNPSAVMNFLTSYHSNLPLMEQNMQLPVTERKLVSSDMSYDDVVRKFISVWVVCFKDVYDPKQKKVHILGLSSLLRTGLVSVIGEFPAIASIWIEMLEEIKETNDGDCEKYHLNDIVTEQSLEFYPISCEQLRYHQLVKNNDPTHNISLRDFISQTMQFLETQMGSQEYQAFLNSNNPTLLENLQLFLSIQQQ, from the coding sequence ATGTCAGGGATTATGTTAACTGAACTAAACCTAGTTGAAGTACTACAGCAGGCTAGTGACATGCAGCATATGGGTACCGAAAGACAGAGGATGGCCGAATCACAATTGAAGGCATGGGAAACCCAGCCTGGCTTCCACTTTCTTTTGCAATCAATATACTTGGACTTATCAAATGGCTTGCATGTACGGTGGCTAGCTGTTATACAGTTTAAAAATGGTGTTGAGAAGTATTGGAGGGCGACAAGAATTAATAGCATCGGAAAGGATGAAAAGGCGTCTATTAGGAAAAGATTATTTGATGTGGTGGATGAGCAGAATAATCAACTCTGTATCCAAAATGCACAAGCAACAGCTCGTATTTCTCGTATTGATTTCCCTGTAGAATGGCCAAATCTTTTTGAGTCAATCGAGCAACTGCTTAACATTAACCACAGGAAAGAAATTCAAACACATAATATATTGATGCACTTGAATCAGATAATCAAAATCTTGGGAAGTGCCCGTATTGGAAGGTGCAGACCAGCAATGCAAAGTAAAATACCTTTGATATTTTCACTAGTTGTTCGTATTTATTTGGAGTCATTCGATGAATGGACGCATTCTAACGTTGCTGACGGAGACATTCTATCTAAATTACAGATCTCATACTTGGCTTTAAAAGTATTAAGAAGAATGGTTTCTGATGGTTATGAATACCCACAAAGAGATGAAACTGTTTGTGAATTTATGAAACTTTCAATTACCCATTTCGATGTTCTCATTGCTAACCAtgaaaatttcaaaaagtttGATCTTTACGAGAAGTTTATCAAATGCTTTGGAAAGCTGTATTTTAACTTAGTTACCGCATCGCCTGCTAATTTTATCTTGATACCAAGTTCATCacaaattttaatttccTACACCAGTTTCCTACTTAACAAAGCTCAGTTTGTATACCAAGAAAATCCGGATGTAACAGGAGATTTCTGGGAACAAGTTGCTATTAGGGGCAttatgataataaaaagagTTATCAATTTTGTATCTAAAAAGGGTGCTGTCACTATTAAAGCCAGGAGTGATAAACCCAACATTGATGCAGCAATCACTAAGATTAACAATGAGTATTTAAATGAAAATCTTATTAAAAAGATGGTGGACACATTGATGGAGTGGTATTTGAAGTTGAGAGCTACTGAATTAGACAACTGGTTTATGGATCCGGAAGAATGGATAAACGAGCAGATGGCTTCGAGTTACGAATATCAAATAAGGCCTTGCGCAGAAAACTTCTTTCAAGATTTAATCAATACATTTCCTGAATTGTTGGCTTCCTATCTCTTAAATAAGATTGAAACATCAGCCAGTACATTATCCGATTCTTTGGAGGACTTCTTAAGGAAGGACGCCATCTATGCCGCTTTCCAATTAAGTGCATCTGCAGTTAGTGAAATGGTTGACTTCGACAGACTTTTGCCTACAGTCTTCTTGCCAGAAGCGGCCGGATCTAACACACCAGGAGAAAgattaaaaattattagAAGGAGAGTTGCATTAATTATCAATGAATGGTCGATAGTGAAATGTTCTGAAGAAAGTAAGAATCTGTGCTACAAATTTTTCGCTGAAATGTTGGCTACGGAAGAGGACAAAGTTGTATTACTTACTGTAGTACAATCGCTAAGGACCATGCTGGATGATTGGAATTTTAATAAAGATAACTTTGAACCATATTTAAATTCAGTTGCTTCTTTGTTATTAAGAAAAATTTTACCATCAGTTTCCTTGACAGAAACTAGGCTTTACGTTTTGAATACAATGAGTGATTTAATTATACAAACAAAATCTCTCATAGGCCAAGATATGCTGattgaaattcttcaaatcgTGCCTAACCTTTGGAACGTAGCCACCAATGAAACCACAGAGTCGATCTTGTGCAATTCCCTGCTGAGATTGTTAAGACATTTGGCTACCTCGTTAGGAGCATTTTCCTATATGACGTGGGAAATCTCAATACCAATTGTTATGACATCCTGTAATCCGTCATCCAAAGATTACCAACTATTGAACGAAGATGGTTTTGAACTATGGAGTGTGCTGTTACAGAATTATTCTCCTGAAAAACAGCAACTGGATACAAGATTTACAGAGTTTTTGCCTTATGTTAGTTCAGCAGTTGAGTGTCATACCGAAATACTACCTACCCTTTTAGAAATTATCAAGAGTTATGCATTGCTTTTGGAACCATCTCAATTTTTTGCACATCCATCAGTTGCAGAAGTTTTCAGAAAGCTATCTCAGTACCTATTAAAGTTAAGAGAAGACTCCTTCCAATTGGTTCTCGAAATTTGGGAAATTTTAACCCTTTGTAATGAGTCTAACAATGAATCATTATTGATAGAAAATTTTTACAGTAATGGTATATTTATTGCCCTATTTGATGCAGTACTTCTTGAGGAAGCATTATCAAGTTATCAATGCTTGcaagttcttcaagtaATTTCCAGAATCACATACGTTAACCCTAGTGCTGTAATGAATTTCTTGACAAGCTATCATTCTAATTTGCCCTTGATGGAACAAAATATGCAATTGCCGGTGACTGAAAGAAAACTGGTTTCCAGTGATATGAGTTATGACGACGTTGTACGTAAGTTTATTTCTGTATGGGTCGTCTGTTTTAAGGATGTATACGACccaaaacagaaaaaggTTCATATTCTGGGCTTATCAAGTCTTTTAAGAACTGGGTTAGTGTCAGTAATTGGCGAATTTCCAGCGATTGCATCAATCTGGATTGAAATGctagaagaaataaaggaGACAAATGATGGCGATTGTGAAAAGTATCATTTGAACGATATCGTCACAGAGCAATCTCTAGAATTTTATCCTATCAGTTGTGAACAGTTAAGATATCATCAACTAGTCAAGAATAATGACCCCACACATAACATAAGCCTCAGAGATTTCATCTCTCAAACGATGCAATTCTTAGAAACACAAATGGGTTCCCAAGAATATCAAGCATTCTTAAACTCAAATAATCCCACACTTCTCGAAAATCTACAACTATTCTTGAGCATTCAACAACAGTAG
- the COQ5 gene encoding 2-hexaprenyl-6-methoxy-1,4-benzoquinone methyltransferase (CAGL0J06710g~Ortholog(s) have 2-hexaprenyl-6-methoxy-1,4-benzoquinone methyltransferase activity, role in aerobic respiration, cellular response to drug, ubiquinone biosynthetic process and mitochondrial matrix localization) yields MFLTRRSAIAARRLTSNIKLCAWNSTQSNNTTHFGSKTVPVEEKEKLVGDVFSSVASKYDLMNDVMSLGIHRCWKDHFIHKLDAGKRPNSTEPLNFIDVAGGSGDIAFGLLDYAEEKFHDTESTMDVVDINPDMLKEGEKRAMENKKYYNDPRVNFMVQNGEVLDKIPSDSKDVYTISFGIRNFTNIQAGLNAAYRVLKPGGIFYCLEFSKIENPVMDLAYQQWAKLLPVMGSIVANDYNSYEYLVESIERFPDQETFKSMIEKAGFKSVGYESLTFGVCAIHWGVKV; encoded by the coding sequence ATGTTTTTGACTAGACGTTCGGCAATTGCAGCCAGACGGTTGACTTCAAATATCAAGCTATGTGCATGGAATTCGACTCAGAGTAATAATACTACCCATTTTGGATCTAAAACTGTTCCAgttgaagagaaagagaaattgGTCGGGGATGTTTTCAGTTCGGTAGCTTCGAAATACGATTTGATGAATGATGTGATGTCGCTTGGTATCCATAGATGCTGGAAGGATCACTTTATTCATAAGCTAGATGCAGGCAAACGTCCCAACTCTACTGAACCTCTAAACTTTATAGATGTGGCTGGTGGCTCCGGTGATATTGCCTTTGGTCTTCTTGATTACGCTGAAGAGAAATTCCACGACACAGAGTCCACCATGGATGTCGTTGATATCAACCCTGATATGTTGAAAGAGGGAGAGAAGCGTGCTatggaaaacaaaaaatactaTAACGATCCAAGGGTTAATTTCATGGTACAAAATGGTGAAGTCTTGGATAAGATTCCTTCAGACTCAAAGGACGTGTACACCATTTCCTTCGGTATTAGAAATTTCACAAACATCCAAGCGGGTTTAAATGCCGCTTATAGAGTTTTAAAGCCAGGTGGTATTTTCTACTGTTTAGAATTCTCAAAGATTGAAAATCCAGTAATGGACCTGGCTTACCAACAATGGGCAAAGttgctgcctgttatggGATCCATAGTTGCAAATGATTATAACTCATATGAGTACCTGGTGGAGTCTATCGAAAGATTCCCTGATCAAGAGACTTTCAAATCAATGATAGAGAAGGCTGGATTCAAATCCGTTGGATATGAAAGTTTGACTTTTGGGGTATGTGCTATTCATTGGGGTGTTAAGGTCTAA
- the BUL2 gene encoding ubiquitin-ubiquitin ligase BUL2 (CAGL0J06732g~Ortholog(s) have ubiquitin-ubiquitin ligase activity, role in protein monoubiquitination, protein polyubiquitination and cytoplasm, ubiquitin ligase complex localization), with amino-acid sequence MQSPEKPGRRRRPPLFTLSTDSSINTSNRSNRAENESSNHVKFPLSPPRAHHHETELGNARLSEEQERRRASTTNIANMRRKHIKEINVYNTPNPNDLDALCVAKSSTELNQMNTDSKDPNMIIDVLPSFEFYNVLHKHIPQGNVDPDIHDFPPTYQEVQTQRLPALQGSSSSQSGSELNVESPLRMNGSQTSIHGNFRNSSSNTLLPTTSGIFGGSSLQPYSTRHYSLNPNQNNPLHPTVSGSTAVNDNTNIEDDVNDADNIAIDKLYSLPKFSTPLEIDIRITKHVPKPHEKPEEESVLKEFTSGDIIHGYCVIENRSTQPLKFEMFYVTLEAYISIVDKQKGKRTIKRFLRMVDMSASWSYSSMQVSSGIEYVPGDVDFDDSILGLSNSRTFLPKTKYKKYFMFKIPDQLLDVTCRQEIFPHCSLPPSLGIDKWKDNGKYSIIKVNNVLGCGHLGTKGSPILTNDITDENLSINYTIDAKIVGKEKKTSKLNIMREREYNLRVVPFGFNTPSPVQSNLRSKSQLKELKRLLNERIAALERVFERLKKNEPIQNADIYGTDISGTIDSETDLDVREHLERKLNQLHVRNRIEESDSWSGLKRMSQPDNLVESELRYQIKSRKLNSGTNIANSLFSGFKSSSSMSSLKSSSSSSNSETGKILDGSSSHLKKHLKHSDKTGLITLSTTIPTKAVKYWSPSLFRKTNTFESKNKHDQENWVRLIDLLSEEEKTPLENVNVKLKCFVSNNGPIHQPPGIQIITTSLICITASSDNSIPIQLSSKLLYNEENVTTLKKTFTDYNKKITEYKALFEENEEKLNILYHGNSMLSQTNRGLKFTDFIPTNLHNDVESLMELHVDVTELHQVFRKQSFFTKSTSSNDSYFNFSLSSSETIGNNASSPSEIIDANNSPKPTKSETSASGWRSTGKFTFERDVNVHLSLDPHMKETLPPNFESCLCTRFYVVRVCIKFDHHIGTATLDIPVSVKRITT; translated from the coding sequence ATGCAATCACCGGAGAAACCAggaaggagaagaagaccTCCATTGTTTACACTGTCTACTGATAGTAGCATAAACACTTCAAACAGGTCAAACAGAGCGGAAAATGAGAGTAGTAATCATGTTAAGTTTCCATTATCCCCACCAAGagcacatcaccacgaaaCTGAGCTAGGAAATGCTAGACTATCTGAAGAACAGGAAAGGAGGCGGGCCTCGACTACCAATATTGCTAATATGCGTAGGAAGCATATCAAAGAGATTAATGTCTACAACACACCAAATCCCAATGACCTTGATGCATTATGCGTTGCAAAATCAAGCACAGAGTTAAACCAGATGAATACTGATAGCAAGGATCCGAATATGATAATCGATGTACTGCCTTCTTTTGAATTCTACAATGTGCTACATAAACACATCCCTCAAGGCAATGTAGACCCCGACATTCATGATTTCCCACCTACTTATCAGGAAGTTCAAACACAAAGATTGCCTGCATTGCAAGGTAGTTCTTCGTCACAATCTGGTTCAGAACTAAATGTAGAAAGCCCTTTAAGAATGAATGGAAGTCAGACTAGTATACATGGCAACTTCCGCAATAGTTCCAGCAATACTCTTCTACCTACAACATCTGGTATATTTGGTGGAAGCTCTTTACAACCTTATTCTACTAGACATTATTCACTTAATCCCAATCAGAACAACCCATTGCACCCGACAGTAAGCGGGAGCACAGCTGTTAATGACAACACCAACATAGAAGACGATGTTAATGACGCCGATAATATAGCAATAGACAAGTTATACTCCTTACCAAAATTTTCGACTCCCTTGGAAATCGACATACGGATAACTAAGCATGTGCCAAAACCGCATGAAAAACCAGAGGAAGAATCTGTCCTGAAGGAATTTACTTCTGGTGACATTATTCATGGCTACTGTGTTATCGAAAACAGATCAACACAACcattaaaatttgaaatgTTTTATGTAACATTGGAAGCCTACATTTCTATAGTAGATAAACAGAAGGGTAAGAGAACAATCAAAAGATTTTTGAGAATGGTTGACATGAGTGCAAGCTGGTCTTATTCCAGTATGCAAGTAAGTTCTGGGATCGAATATGTACCGGGAGATGTTGACTTTGATGATTCTATTTTAGGGTTAAGCAATAGCAGAACTTTTTTACCTAAGACAAAATAcaagaaatatttcatGTTTAAAATTCCAGATCAACTGTTAGATGTCACATGTAGACAAGAAATATTTCCTCATTGTTCTCTGCCACCTAGTTTGGGTATCGACAAATGGAAGGATAACGGGAAATATTCAATCATTAAAGTTAATAATGTTTTGGGGTGTGGCCATTTGGGTACAAAGGGTTCACCAATTCTTACTAATGACATAACCGATGAAAACTTGTCAATAAATTATACTATTGATGCTAAAATAGTCGGtaaagagaagaaaacaTCAAAGCTAAACATCAtgagagaaagagagtATAATTTGAGAGTTGTACCATTCGGATTCAACACACCATCACCAGTGCAATCGAATTTAAGAAGTAAGTCACAATTAAAAGAATTAAAGAGACTTCTCAATGAAAGAATTGCTGCATTAGAAAGAGTATTTGAAAGACTAAAAAAGAACGAACCAATACAAAATGCTGATATTTATGGTACTGATATTAGCGGAACAATAGACTCAGAGACAGACCTAGATGTACGAGAACACTTAGAAAGAAAACTCAACCAACTTCATGTAAGAAACCGTATCGAAGAAAGTGACAGTTGGTCTGGGCTGAAAAGGATGAGTCAGCCCGATAACCTAGTAGAATCAGAACTCAGATATCAAATCAAGTCCAGGAAGTTGAATTCTGGTACCAACATAGCCAACAGTTTATTTTCTGGTTTTAAAAGTTCATCGTCGATGAGTTCCTTGAAATCGAGTTCATCTTCAAGTAACTCTGAAACTGGCAAAATCTTAGATGGCTCCTCTTCTCATTTGAAAAAACACTTGAAACACTCGGATAAAACTGGACTAATCACACTGAGTACAACTATCCCCACAAAGGCAGTTAAGTATTGGTCTCCTTCATTATTTAGAAAAACGAATACATTTGAATCGAAGAATAAGCATGATCAAGAGAACTGGGTCAGACTAATCGACTTGTTATCTGAGGAGGAAAAAACTCCTTTAGAGAATGTCAATGTTAAACTAAAATGCTTTGTGTCGAATAATGGGCCAATTCATCAACCACCTGGTATTCAAATCATTACAACTTCTTTGATCTGCATAACAGCTAGCTCTGATAATTCCATTCCTATTCAGTTAAGTTCAAAGCTATTATACAACGAAGAGAATGTCACCACCTTAAAGAAAACTTTCACAGATTACAACAAGAAGATAACCGAATACAAAGCATTATTCGAAGAAAACGAGGAAAAACTTAACATCCTTTATCATGGAAACTCAATGTTATCACAAACCAATAGAGGATTGAAATTTACTGATTTCATCCCTACGAATCTTCATAACGATGTAGAGAGTTTGATGGAATTACATGTTGATGTAACTGAACTTCACCAAGTTTTCAGAAAGCAATCCTTTTTTACAAAGTCCACCAGTTCAAATGACTCTTACTTCAACTTTTCGTTGTCCAGCAGTGAGACTATAGGAAACAATGCTAGTTCTCCTTCTGAAATAATTGATGCAAATAATTCACCTAAGCCAACCAAAAGCGAAACTTCAGCAAGTGGTTGGAGAAGCACCGGTAAATTTACCTTTGAAAGAGATGTTAATGTTCACCTCTCTTTAGATCCACATATGAAAGAAACTCTTCCTCCGAATTTTGAGAGTTGTCTATGCACCAGGTTTTATGTTGTGAGGGTGTGCATAAAATTTGACCACCATATCGGAACAGCTACATTAGATATTCCTGTTTCAGTTAAAAGGATAACCACTTGA
- the CTK3 gene encoding Ctk3p (CAGL0J06754g~Ortholog(s) have role in positive regulation of DNA-templated transcription, elongation, positive regulation of transcription from RNA polymerase I promoter, positive regulation of translational fidelity, protein phosphorylation), with the protein MDSFEARLQFIQVIKNLQKSLNVSKEDTDGTLGIGLGSGQSSGANSVSHSGSYSNIQELDDTTIGTQVSKSMSDPLQFYLKHYAHHYEDFHQCLFDTGLKMDPLHRLNIVIFYYQIILALVAEMKKRKLDTSSLQATVVYEHLIPSMPRIFEICLPKDDWKALSNLKSCTDIYYNLLRLLKTLPGYQLEMSPEEMTLSEYTMDSEEVIQAMTQPTSELDWKTIANDDKPQNVSQSILWTRELLNDRMIKKYVVFKTFVTNGVCNLKNSHNSSTSNNNVSNILHRMENDRERHKRQKENNWVVERVSQSMLDENEFKAAWNSITSLPSLSRSDQKDIRQLHTIARGSYLI; encoded by the coding sequence ATGGATTCATTTGAAGCACGTTTGCAGTTTATCCAAGTTATTAAGAACTTACAGAAAAGTCTAAACGTTTCAAAGGAAGATACAGATGGAACCTTGGGAATAGGTCTAGGGTCAGGTCAATCCAGTGGGGCGAACTCTGTATCGCATAGTGGTAGTTATTCTAATATACAGGAACTGGACGATACCACAATTGGCACGCAAGTATCGAAGTCAATGTCAGATCCACTACAATTTTACTTGAAGCATTATGCACATCACTATGAGGACTTCCACCAGTGTCTTTTTGACACAGGTTTAAAGATGGACCCATTGCATAGACTGAATATTGTGATATTCTACTACCAAATTATATTAGCGCTTGTCGCAGAGATGAAGAAACGCAAACTAGACACCAGCAGTCTTCAAGCTACTGTTGTGTATGAACATCTAATACCGTCCATGCCACGcatatttgaaatatgTCTACCGAAGGATGATTGGAAGGCACTCTCCAACTTGAAATCATGCACAGATATATACTACAACCTTCTTCGGTTATTAAAAACACTACCGGGGTACCAGCTCGAGATGTCGCCTGAAGAAATGACACTATCTGAATATACAATGGATTCTGAGGAAGTAATACAGGCGATGACTCAACCCACATCTGAATTAGACTGGAAAACGATAGCAAACGATGATAAGCCGCAGAACGTAAGCCAGTCTATACTGTGGACCCGTGAGCTATTGAATGATAGAATGATTAAGAAGTATGTAGTGTTCAAAACCTTTGTCACCAACGGTGTTTGCAACCTAAAGAACTCACACAATAGCAGCACGAGTAACAACAACGTGAGCAATATACTACACAGAATGGAGAACGATAGAGAGAGACACAAGCGACAAAAGGAGAACAACTGGGTTGTCGAACGTGTTTCACAGTCTATGCTGGATGAGAATGAATTCAAAGCAGCATGGAACTCAATTACTTCCCTTCCATCACTATCAAGAAGCGACCAAAAGGATATACGACAATTGCATACAATAGCCAGAGGAAGCTACTTGATTTAA
- the RNY1 gene encoding ribonuclease T2 (CAGL0J06820g~Ortholog(s) have endoribonuclease activity, role in RNA catabolic process, apoptotic process, cell morphogenesis and cytosol, extracellular region, fungal-type vacuole localization): MILASVLKAFQGLQTGLQHSYQDGSPSCPINLPLSCGNETAISDLCCFEYPGGILLMTQFWNYAPSKPNLNRTELEEELGPVDSFTIHGLWPDDCMGGYPQFCKRDLFIDDVDYLLKSDAFNNDDTLPIQGEELLNNLNKYWKSNNGNHESLWIHEYNKHGTCLSTLQPQCYSRWNPTTSQKGPKYYKKKAVYDYFRISYDLFQKLNTYEMLAKHNITPSNDTSYTKSEILSALSSEFQGTQAHINCNSQNALTEVWYYHQLNGSILNEDFIPLDPLRSMSRCKDQGIKYYPKGYQRRDNRGPNKKPISRGTIRISQYGGFLIKTGRWMKRGTPANFELIESKYGNYLLKSRMGYCTVHNDKSQLDCSSRSPDYATQFDYNEEKGILGYSGSFEWGAESAPKNGRTSRSVVFAVSNEKNSNLKYKFQLKFNRK; encoded by the coding sequence ATGATTTTAGCAAGTGTCTTGAAAGCCTTTCAAGGACTTCAAACAGGGTTGCAACACTCTTACCAAGATGGCTCTCCTAGCTGTCCAATCAATCTACCACTATCTTGTGGAAATGAAACAGCAATATCTGATCTATGCTGTTTTGAGTATCCTGGAGGAATTTTACTTATGACTCAGTTCTGGAACTATGCACCATCAAAACCTAATTTGAATAGAAcagaacttgaagaagaactggGTCCTGTTGATTCTTTTACAATTCATGGACTCTGGCCAGATGACTGTATGGGCGGATACCCCCAATTTTGTAAAAGAGACCTGTTTATTGATGATGTAGACTACCTTCTCAAATCAGATGCCTTCAACAATGACGATACTTTACCTATACAAGGAGAAGAACTACTTAACAATTTGAACAAATACTGGAAGAGTAATAATGGAAACCATGAATCACTATGGATTCATGAATATAATAAGCACGGCACTTGCCTAAGTACTCTCCAACCACAATGCTATAGCAGATGGAATCCTACTACAAGTCAAAAGGGTCCCAAgtactacaaaaaaaaagcagTATATGATTACTTCCGTATATCGTATGATCTATTTCAGAAGTTAAATACTTATGAAATGCTTGCAAAACATAATATTACACCTAGTAATGACACTAGTTACACTAAATCAGAAATTCTATCTGCTTTGAGTTCGGAGTTCCAAGGTACGCAAGCTCACATCAATTGCAATTCCCAAAATGCATTAACAGAGGTCTGGTACTATCATCAACTCAATGGCTCAATATTAAATGAAGATTTCATTCCTTTAGATCCTTTGAGATCAATGTCAAGGTGCAAAGACCAAGGCATAAAATATTATCCAAAGGGCTATCAACGGAGAGATAACAGAGGCCCCAACAAAAAACCGATATCAAGGGGGACAATTAGGATAAGCCAATATGGTGGCTTTTTGATAAAGACAGGGAGGTGGATGAAAAGAGGCACACCCGcaaattttgaattgaTAGAATCAAAATACGGTAActatttattgaaatccAGAATGGGTTATTGTACAGTTCACAATGATAAGTCCCAGCTGGACTGCTCTAGTAGATCGCCAGATTATGCAACCCAGTTTGATtacaatgaagaaaagggTATCTTGGGCTATTCAGGATCTTTTGAGTGGGGCGCTGAAAGTGCAccaaaaaatggaagaacTTCCCGTTCCGTTGTGTTTGCAGTATCGAACGAGAAAAATAGCAATCTCAAATacaaatttcaattgaAATTCAACCGGAAGTAA